From a region of the Pogona vitticeps strain Pit_001003342236 chromosome 7, PviZW2.1, whole genome shotgun sequence genome:
- the ARHGAP45 gene encoding rho GTPase-activating protein 45 isoform X4 produces MIAVSFSSTVSEFLMGEVDSSTILSMPPGESMENLYGGLSSQGAEEASDGTQDFGSARLSAEEVDVLLQKCEGGVEVALKYTKNISKYMKDLIYYLDKRIALEMEFAKGLQKMANTCKQTLTHEHHMPFLSIYSLALEQDLEYAVNSLQAGATLRTETFLQPLQARRQEHEKRRKEVKEQWHRAQRKLQEAENNLRKAKQLYMQRSEECEKAKHVMAKAEEEQLGTGGTTLGTTTTKALDKKRRLEEEARNKADEAMATYRTCVADANTQKQELEDTKVTSLRQLHEVVKQSDQVIKSATISFYQIMHMQTAPLPVYFQTLCESSKLYDPGQQYASHVKQLQRGDEPETQYDFEPYVSQNNWSPLTRARKSSYSTSDFGVAGSASEAATSSKDEGDVAAGREWRGGRGHQVHKSWPTPTIMETKGTPESCDPCSGDPAEKARLVPSGRSLSPGDDLDGNSPSFEQSISAMGPGLSAPTGPFRSSGLSKAAQTHRLRKLRTPAKCRECNSYVYFQGAECEECYLACHKKCLDTLAIQCGHKKLQGKLRLFGQDFARASHASPDGVPFVLSKCILEIERRAMKTKGIYRVNGVKTRVEKLCQAFENGKELVELSQASPHDISNVLKLYLRQLPEPILPFRLYNSLMGLAKESLQGGPDGSKAGKSITELVDKGAETEQAIVTLVTKLRELLKELPPENRATLKYLVEHLQRIVEVEQDNKMTPGNLGIVFGPTLMRPRPTEATISLSSLVDYPHQARIVEALIIFYPAIFETSDNLLVDGSEDGTEHGKEPEDASAQPYREAPYLAASTESAEAALHENTFRGSSTHFVDSDSDLEDSAETGTAGAPRAALARGSESSGDEESPSGDEGSEEGTPGHPRSTGQSDPEDASPPRCRLSPVEGGGAGGEDSVFGPEGEAEGGGGPGARRLGSCNTNQSNNTFLSARLGFRCKMPA; encoded by the exons ATGATCGCCGTGTCCTTCAGCAGCAC GGTCTCCGAATTCCTCATGGGCGAGGTGGACAGCAGCACCATCCTCTCCATGCCCCCTGGCGAG TCCATGGAGAACCTGTATGGAGGGTTGTCCAGCCAGGGGGCGGAAGAGGCCTCCGACGGCACGCAAGACTTTGGCTCAG CCCGTCTGTCGGCCGAAGAGGTGGACGTCCTCCTCCAGAAGTGCGAGGGCGGCGTGGAGGTGGCGCTCAAGTACACCAAGAACATTTCCAAGTACATGAAGGACCTCATCTACTACCTGGACAAAAGGATTGCGCTGG agATGGAGTTTGCCAAAGGGCTTCAGAAGATGGCGAACACCTGCAAGCAAACCCTCACCCATGAG CACCACATGCCCTTCCTCTCCATCTACTCCTTGGCCCTGGAGCAAGACCTGGAATATGCCGTCAACTCCCTTCAAGCAGGAGCCACCCTGCGGACGGAGACCTTCCTGCAG CCCCTGCAAGCGAGGCGCCAGGAGCACGAAAAGCGTCGTAAAGAGGTCAAGGAGCAGTGGCACCGGGCCCAGAGGAAGCTG CAAGAGGCTGAGAACAATTTGCGGAAGGCCAAGCAGCTGTACATGCAGCGCTCGGAGGAGTGTGAGAAGGCCAAGCATGTGATGGCCAAGGCGGAGGAGGAGCAGCTGGGCACTGGGGGCACCACCTtgggcaccaccaccaccaaggccCTGGACAAGAAGCGCCGGCTGGAGGAGGAGGCCAGGAACAAG GCGGACGAGGCCATGGCCACCTACCGGACTTGCGTGGCAGATGCCAACACCCAGAAGCAAGAGCTGGAGGACACCAAAGTGACCTCCCTGCGGCAGCTCCACGAGGTGGTCAAGCAGAGCGACCAGGTCATCAAGTCA gcGACCATCTCCTTCTACCAGATCATGCACATGCAGACAGCCCCGCTGCCGGTCTACTTCCAGACCCTGTGCGAAAGCAGCAAACTCTACGACCCGGGACAGCAGTACGCCTCCCACGTCAAGCAGCTGCAGAGAGGGGATGAGCCGGAGACCCAGTATGACTTCGAGCCCTACGTCTCACAGAACAACTG GTCTCCCTTGACTCGGGCCCGAAAGAGCAGCTACAGCACCAGCGATTTTGGAGTAGCGGGCAGTGCCTCCGAGGCGGCCACCTCCAGCAAAGACGAGGGTGACGTGGCTGCCGGGCGGGAATGGAGAG gCGGAAGAGGCCACCAAGTGCACAAGTCGTGGCCCACCCCAACGATCATGGAGACCAAGGGCACCCCGGAGTCCTGTGACCCGTGCTCAG GTGATCCCGCCGAGAAGGCCCGCCTGGTTCCGTCTGGCCGGTCCTTGTCTCCTGGAGATGATCTGGACGGGAATTCGCCTTCCTTTGAGCAAA GTATCAGCGCCATGGGGCCAGGCCTCTCTGCGCCCACCGGCCCTTTCCGGAGCTCAGGCTTGTCCAAAGCGGCGCAGACCCACCGGCTGCGGAAGCTGCGGACCCCGGCCAAGTGCCGCGAGTGCAACAGCTACGTCTACTTCCAGGGAGCCGAATGTGAGGAG tgCTACCTGGCCTGTCACAAGAAGTGCCTGGACACGCTGGCCATCCAGTGCGGGCACAAGAAGCTCCAGGGGAAGCTGCGCCTCTTCGGGCAGGACTTCGCACGGGCCTCCCACGCCAGCCCGGACGGCGTCCCCTTCGTCCTCAGCAAATGCATCCTGGAGATCGAGAGGCGGGCCATGAAGACCAAG GGCATCTATCGGGTCAATGGGGTAAAAACCCGCGTGGAGAAGCTCTGCCAGGCCTTTGAGAACGGGAAGGAGCTGGTGGAGCTCTCCCAGGCCTCCCCCCACGACATCAGCAACGTCCTGAAGCTTTACCTGCGGCAG CTCCCGGAGCCGATCCTGCCCTTCCGCCTGTACAACAGCCTGATGGGGTTGGCCAAGGAGAGCTTGCAAGGGGGACCTGACGGGAGCAAGGCTGGCAAGAGCATCACGGAGCTGGTGGACAAAGGGGCCGAGACGGAGCAGGCGATCGTGACGCTGGTGACAAAATTGAGGGAGCTGCTGAAGGAACTGCCGCCCGAGAACCGGGCCACCCTCAAATACCTAGTGGAGCACCTCCAGAG AATCGTAGAAGTCGAACAAGACAACAAGATGACGCCCGGCAACCTGGGCATCGTCTTTGGCCCCACGCTTATGCGGCCCCGGCCCACGGAGGCGACCATCTCCCTCTCGTCGCTGGTGGACTATCCCCACCAGGCTCGCATCGTGGAGGCCCTCATCATCTTCTATCCGGCCATCTTTGAAACCTCCGATAACCTGCTTGTGGATGGCTCAGAAGACGGGACCGAGCATGGAAAGGAGCCG GAAGACGCAAGCGCACAGCCATACAGGGAAGCCCCGTACCTTGCGGCATCCACGGAATCAGCAGAAGCTGCTCTCCATGAGAACACTTTCAGAG GATCCAGCACTCATTTCGTGGATTCAGATTCAGACCTGGAAGACAGTGCGGAGACCGGCACTGCAGGAGCCCCACGAGCCGCCTTGGCCCGAGGCAGCGAGAGCAGCGGCGATGAGGAGAGCCCATCCGGGGATGAAGGCAGCGAGGAAGGCACCCCGGGCCACCCGCGCAGCACCGGCCAGTCGGATCCCGAGGACGCCTCGCCTCCGCGGTGCCGCCTGAGCCCGGTGGAAGGTGGCGGTGCTGGGGGCGAAGACAGCGTCTTTGGGCCAGAAGGCGAGGCGGAGGGTGGCGGAGGGCCGGGCGCCAGGCGGCTGGGGAGCTGCAACACCAACCAGTCGAACAACACGTTCCTCTCGGCACGGCTGGGCTTCCGCTGCAAGATGCCCGCGTGA
- the FGF22 gene encoding fibroblast growth factor 22 → MGRGDPPISHTRWVPFMLLLLAPHAWGHGDPVLRMDGEPLWPQGGRHVRSYHHLEGDVRWRRLYSFNHFFLRIEDDGRVEGTRQKESPNSIMEIRSVQVGTVVIRAIHSGFFLAMNRKGKIYGTKEYSINCQFQERIEENGYNTYASSRWHHKGRPMFLSLNGKGVPRWGAKTRRQHPSTHFLPMLVS, encoded by the exons ATGGGGCGGGGGGACCCACCCATCAGCCACACTCGCTGGGTCCCCTTCATGCTCCTTCTGCTCGCCCCTCATGCCTGGGGTCACGGAGACCCAGTTCTGCGGATGGACGGTGAGCCTTTGTGGCCGCAGGGCGGCCGCCACGTCCGGAGCTACCACCACCTCGAGGGGGACGTCCGCTGGAGGCGTCTCTACTCCTTCAATCACTTCTTCCTACGGATCGAAGATGACGGCAGAGTGGAGGGGACGCGGCAGAAGGAGAGCCCAAACA GCATCATGGAGATCAGGTCTGTACAGGTCGGCACCGTGGTCATCCGGGCGATCCACAGTGGCTTCTTCTTAGCCATGAACAGGAAGGGGAAAATCTACGGGACG AAAGAATACAGCATCAACTGCCAGTTCCAGGAGCGCATTGAGGAAAACGGCTACAACACCTATGCCTCATCGCGCTGGCACCACAAAGGGCGCCCGATGTTCCTGTCCCTCAACGGGAAGGGCGTCCCACGCTGGGGGGCCAAGACGCGGAGGCAACACCCGTCCACGCATTTTCTCCCTATGCTTGTCTCCTGA
- the POLR2E gene encoding DNA-directed RNA polymerases I, II, and III subunit RPABC1, producing the protein MDDEEETYRLWKIRKTIMQLCHDRGYLVTQDELDQTLEEFKAQFGDKPSEGRPRRTDLTVLVAHNDDPTDQMFVFFPEEPKVGIKTIKMYCQRMQEENITRALIVVQQGMTPSAKQSLVDMAPKYILEQFLQQELLINITEHELVPEHVVMTKEEVTELLARYKLRENQLPRIQAGDPVARYFGIKRGQVVKIIRPSETAGRYITYRLVQ; encoded by the exons ATGGACGACGAGGAGGAGACGTACCGGCTGTGGAAGATCCGCAAGACCATCATGCAG CTCTGTCATGATCGAGGCTACCTAGTGACCCAGGATGAGTTGGACCAGACTCTGGAGGAGTTCAAGGCCCAGTTTGGGGACAAGCCCAGTGAAGGGCGGCCTCGGCGGACAGATCTCACAGTCTTGGTGGCCCACAACGACGACCCCACTGACCAGATGTTCGTCTTTTTCCCAG AGGAGCCCAAAGTTGGGATTAAAACCATCAAGATGTATTGCCAGCGAATGCAGGAGGAAAACATCACACGAGCCCTGATTGTGGTCCAGCAAGGCATGACTCCTTCGGCCAAGCAG TCTCTGGTTGACATGGCTCCCAAGTACATCCTGGAACAGTTTCTTCAGCAGGAACTGCTTATCAACATTACAGAACATGAG CTGGTCCCCGAACATGTGGTCATGACCAAAGAGGAAGTGACGGAGCTGTTAGCCCGATA CAAGCTGAGAGAGAACCAGCTGCCCCGGATCCAAGCGGGAGACCCCGTGGCTCGCTACTTTGGCATCAAGCGAGGGCAG GTGGTGAAGATCATTCGGCCCAGTGAGACGGCGGGACGGTACATCACCTACAGACTGGTGCAGTAG